One genomic region from Stackebrandtia nassauensis DSM 44728 encodes:
- a CDS encoding erythromycin esterase family protein: protein MTQPDQDPQRQEFIQWARTHGHPLTGADGDPDVADLAPLSGVVGDARLVGLGETWHPVHEFLALHFRMTQYLIEHKGFTAVLLEGSLATARHLDDYVQGRRDDLSDVAVSSLWENAETVSFMDWLREHNAALPPHHRVRIFGLDNYFLIMEDVTAPGTGFEAVLEYLRRVDPDDTPPHLDVVRQVFSGFATDAASPTERRKANFSYFGTLDIPTRDRFRAALDHIIERLTDNRTEYLDRTDAEDFAWALHRATVIRQAQDMYETLQQSFADGLAEHVRAIVHNVQWCVDQLGDDGKAVILATGVHLTRGPWTYTTHDTPIPSVGALLSETYGDDLVVLSTCFGSGRFDPPNLVTGTVDIPEAAADSLDTALAATGAAALLVDLRGRTSPPPPVSWLSTPHPLRPMQNVANPPRYRLAEALDAVIYIDHVHAHQPRH, encoded by the coding sequence GTGACACAACCTGACCAAGATCCACAACGGCAGGAATTCATCCAGTGGGCACGCACCCATGGACACCCGCTGACCGGGGCCGATGGGGACCCGGACGTCGCCGATCTCGCCCCGCTGTCGGGAGTGGTCGGCGACGCCCGTCTGGTGGGGCTCGGTGAGACCTGGCATCCGGTGCACGAGTTCCTGGCGCTGCACTTCCGCATGACCCAGTACCTGATCGAGCACAAGGGTTTCACCGCGGTGCTGCTGGAAGGCAGCCTGGCCACGGCCCGGCACCTCGACGACTACGTCCAGGGTCGTCGCGACGATCTGTCCGATGTGGCGGTGTCGAGCCTGTGGGAGAATGCGGAAACCGTGTCCTTCATGGACTGGCTGCGCGAGCACAACGCCGCACTGCCCCCGCACCACCGGGTGCGGATCTTCGGTCTGGACAACTACTTCCTCATCATGGAGGACGTCACCGCGCCCGGCACGGGATTCGAAGCCGTGCTGGAGTACCTGCGGCGCGTCGACCCCGATGACACCCCGCCACACCTGGATGTGGTCCGGCAGGTGTTCTCCGGCTTCGCCACCGACGCCGCCTCGCCGACCGAGCGCCGCAAAGCCAACTTCAGCTACTTCGGCACCCTCGACATCCCGACCCGGGACCGGTTCCGTGCCGCCCTCGACCACATCATCGAGCGACTCACCGACAATCGCACCGAATACCTCGACCGCACCGACGCCGAGGACTTCGCGTGGGCCCTGCACCGCGCCACGGTGATCCGCCAGGCGCAGGACATGTACGAGACGCTCCAACAATCCTTCGCCGACGGTCTGGCCGAACACGTGCGAGCCATAGTCCACAACGTCCAGTGGTGTGTGGACCAGCTGGGCGACGACGGCAAAGCGGTGATACTGGCCACCGGCGTACACCTGACCCGAGGCCCGTGGACGTACACCACTCACGACACACCCATCCCGTCGGTCGGCGCACTCCTGTCCGAGACGTATGGCGACGACCTCGTCGTGCTGTCCACATGCTTCGGTTCCGGTCGATTCGACCCGCCCAACCTGGTCACCGGAACGGTGGACATCCCCGAAGCCGCCGCCGACAGCCTCGACACGGCTCTGGCCGCCACCGGTGCCGCCGCGTTGCTGGTCGACCTTCGCGGCCGAACCTCACCACCGCCGCCCGTCAGTTGGCTGTCGACACCGCACCCGTTGCGTCCCATGCAAAACGTCGCCAACCCACCCCGCTACCGACTGGCCGAGGCACTCGACGCGGTGATCTACATCGACCACGTCCACGCCCACCAGCCCCGCCACTGA
- a CDS encoding MBL fold metallo-hydrolase, producing the protein MSPFGVPDGLVCHVLLLETDTGLALVDCGFGTLDIASPAKRCGPIRHFIRPAFDEAETAIRQVERLGHRPSDVRDIVVTHFDADHVGGLSDFPWARVHVTADEAAGALRPVTLLEKRRYRSAQRDHGPELVPHTPGEKESWRGFTGVKELTEIAPGIVLISLPGHTRGHAAVAVDAGDHWVLHVGDSFYHRSQLGSAKRPPVSLRVLERAVAFDRDRLGANLARLTELWNDSEPGLVLVNAHDPTLLHRARSR; encoded by the coding sequence ATGAGCCCTTTCGGCGTCCCCGATGGACTGGTTTGCCACGTTCTTCTCCTCGAGACGGACACGGGCCTCGCACTCGTCGACTGTGGATTCGGCACCCTCGACATCGCCAGCCCCGCCAAACGCTGCGGCCCGATCAGGCACTTCATCCGGCCTGCCTTCGACGAAGCCGAGACCGCGATCCGGCAGGTCGAGCGGCTTGGCCACCGCCCCAGCGATGTCCGCGACATCGTGGTGACCCACTTCGATGCCGATCATGTCGGTGGCCTGTCCGACTTTCCATGGGCCCGAGTCCATGTCACCGCCGATGAAGCGGCCGGTGCTCTGCGTCCCGTTACCCTGCTGGAGAAGCGGCGCTACCGAAGCGCTCAGCGCGATCACGGTCCCGAGCTCGTCCCGCACACCCCGGGTGAGAAAGAGTCCTGGCGCGGGTTCACCGGAGTCAAGGAACTGACCGAGATCGCCCCGGGCATCGTGCTGATCAGCCTGCCGGGGCACACCCGTGGCCACGCCGCTGTCGCCGTCGACGCGGGAGACCACTGGGTCCTGCACGTCGGCGATTCCTTCTATCACCGCTCGCAGTTGGGTAGCGCGAAGCGACCGCCGGTTTCACTGCGGGTCCTGGAGCGCGCCGTCGCCTTCGACCGGGACCGGCTCGGGGCGAATCTCGCACGGCTGACCGAGCTGTGGAACGACTCGGAGCCGGGCCTCGTTCTCGTCAACGCGCACGACCCCACGTTGTTGCACCGAGCCCGGTCCCGGTGA
- a CDS encoding AfsR/SARP family transcriptional regulator, with protein MPTVDIRLLDGVEMLRDGVSVAAGYPRQRMVLAALAVEVGRVVRPETLMARIWDGPVPESAVNSVQSYISRLRKLFEGVEGTNIERRFGGYVLATEPETVDLHRSRNLIAKARATVDDDVADRLYGEALGLWRGEAFAGCGTAWFDGVRASLAAEFHRAGLDHNDVLLRLGRHDELVTVLPDSVRGHPFDERLTGQLMLALFQAGRQTEALEHYARLRDRLVEQLGNDPGPELREVHRRILVGDASTPKPMTVTGPVPRQLPGAPRLFTGRDKEIGRLDDGHDADAAPVWVISGPGGIGKTWLALHWANQRLDHFPDGQLYVNLHGFHPTEEPVPAAAALNQALEALGVPATAIPADTEARAGKYRSLVAGKRMLVLLDNARDGEQVLPLLPGGGCCTTLITSRRDLPGLGAAHGARSLRLGTLDDGQSWQALARHLGEQRLAEQPAAVTELIERCEGLPLALGIIGARAAAHDDFPLTALAEELRERADRLDMMDSGELVVGLRAVFDGSYRTLASDEAQLFAWLGSVDGRDIGLHAAASLAGLPIGRTRMLLRGLETANLIEQHTPGRYRMHDLTRLYAAERSNADPAALRRLVVHYLHTATRMDELCLPDRYRDDHDPGELVEGCLPAPLDDPQRARRWLSLERANILSVQGIALEQGWYDKVWRLAWCSTMVLWNLNYADDALLVWQNATAAAERLGEPRVDAIVAAFLGRAFNRVGRVKDGIRHMSVALRGFETIGDRPHQCIIRIHIARCHTRLGNVRQALSVVQRAARLPKDEVPPIEFASALNAVGWYNALLGDYDAARVHCEEALRILRDVDAEAPTICDVLDSLGYIAQHVGRYTEAVDYQNKALAALKEGWGEGSRPKMYERLGDIHRAGGSGHEARDAWRRALDLYTSQHRGEAADAVAAKLADLSTDAEGR; from the coding sequence TTGCCTACAGTAGATATTCGGTTGCTCGACGGCGTCGAAATGCTGCGCGACGGGGTTTCGGTCGCGGCCGGGTATCCGCGACAGCGGATGGTGCTGGCGGCCCTGGCCGTCGAGGTGGGGCGGGTGGTCCGCCCGGAGACACTCATGGCACGCATCTGGGACGGCCCCGTGCCGGAGTCGGCGGTCAATTCCGTGCAGAGCTACATATCCCGGTTGCGGAAGCTGTTCGAAGGCGTCGAGGGGACGAACATCGAGCGCAGGTTCGGCGGATACGTCCTGGCCACCGAGCCGGAGACGGTGGACCTGCACCGGTCGCGGAACCTGATCGCAAAAGCCAGAGCTACTGTGGACGACGATGTGGCCGATCGCTTGTACGGTGAGGCGCTCGGCTTGTGGCGCGGCGAGGCGTTCGCGGGGTGCGGCACGGCCTGGTTCGACGGCGTCCGCGCCAGCCTGGCGGCCGAGTTCCATCGGGCCGGGCTCGACCACAACGACGTGCTGCTTCGGTTGGGACGGCACGACGAACTGGTCACCGTGCTGCCCGACTCCGTGCGTGGCCACCCCTTCGATGAGCGGCTGACCGGTCAGCTCATGCTCGCCCTGTTCCAAGCCGGACGGCAGACCGAAGCACTGGAACACTATGCCCGGCTGCGTGACCGGCTGGTCGAGCAGCTGGGCAACGATCCCGGACCTGAACTGCGCGAAGTGCATCGCCGGATCCTCGTCGGTGACGCGTCCACTCCGAAGCCGATGACCGTCACGGGGCCGGTGCCCCGCCAGCTGCCCGGCGCGCCACGGCTGTTCACCGGGCGAGACAAGGAGATCGGCCGACTCGACGACGGCCACGACGCTGACGCCGCACCGGTTTGGGTGATCTCGGGGCCGGGCGGTATCGGCAAGACCTGGCTGGCGCTGCACTGGGCGAACCAGCGCCTGGACCACTTCCCGGACGGGCAGCTGTACGTGAACCTCCACGGTTTCCACCCCACCGAGGAACCGGTGCCCGCTGCCGCGGCGCTGAATCAGGCACTCGAAGCCCTGGGGGTGCCCGCGACTGCGATTCCCGCCGACACCGAGGCACGCGCCGGGAAGTATCGCAGTCTGGTGGCGGGCAAGCGAATGCTGGTGCTGCTTGACAACGCCCGCGACGGCGAGCAGGTGCTGCCGTTGCTGCCGGGCGGCGGCTGCTGCACCACGCTGATAACCAGCCGTCGCGATCTTCCCGGCCTCGGCGCCGCCCACGGCGCACGATCACTGCGACTGGGCACATTGGATGACGGCCAGTCGTGGCAGGCCCTGGCACGTCATCTCGGCGAACAGCGGCTCGCCGAACAGCCCGCCGCCGTCACCGAACTCATCGAGCGTTGCGAAGGGCTGCCGCTGGCCCTGGGCATCATCGGCGCCCGGGCGGCCGCCCATGACGATTTCCCACTGACGGCCCTGGCCGAGGAGCTGCGGGAGCGCGCCGACCGGCTGGACATGATGGACAGCGGTGAACTGGTCGTCGGCCTGCGAGCGGTCTTCGACGGGTCCTACCGGACCCTCGCATCGGACGAAGCCCAGCTGTTCGCATGGCTCGGGTCGGTCGACGGGCGCGATATCGGGCTGCACGCCGCGGCCAGCCTCGCAGGCCTGCCGATCGGTCGTACCCGGATGCTGTTGCGGGGTTTGGAGACCGCCAACCTGATAGAGCAGCACACACCCGGCCGCTACCGCATGCACGACCTCACCCGGTTGTACGCGGCGGAACGCTCCAACGCCGATCCCGCCGCGCTGCGCCGACTCGTCGTCCACTATCTGCACACCGCCACCAGAATGGACGAACTGTGTCTGCCAGACAGGTACCGGGACGACCATGACCCCGGCGAACTGGTCGAGGGCTGTCTTCCGGCTCCATTGGATGACCCGCAGCGGGCCCGACGGTGGCTGAGCCTTGAGCGCGCCAACATCCTGTCCGTGCAGGGCATCGCACTTGAACAGGGCTGGTATGACAAGGTGTGGCGGTTGGCGTGGTGTTCCACCATGGTTCTTTGGAACCTCAACTACGCTGATGACGCGCTGCTCGTCTGGCAGAACGCCACCGCGGCCGCCGAGCGACTCGGTGAACCCCGCGTGGACGCGATCGTCGCGGCTTTCCTTGGACGTGCGTTCAACCGCGTGGGCCGAGTGAAGGATGGCATTCGGCACATGAGCGTCGCACTGCGAGGTTTCGAGACGATCGGCGACCGTCCACATCAGTGTATTATCCGGATCCACATCGCCCGATGCCATACGCGGTTGGGCAACGTGCGCCAAGCGCTGTCTGTCGTCCAGCGGGCCGCGCGGCTACCCAAGGACGAAGTACCTCCGATCGAGTTCGCGAGTGCCCTCAACGCCGTCGGCTGGTACAACGCGCTCCTCGGCGATTACGACGCGGCTCGAGTCCACTGTGAAGAGGCGTTGCGAATACTTCGGGACGTCGACGCCGAAGCCCCCACCATATGCGATGTCCTCGACAGCCTCGGCTACATCGCCCAGCATGTCGGCCGATACACCGAAGCGGTGGACTACCAGAACAAGGCGTTGGCGGCGCTCAAAGAAGGATGGGGCGAGGGCTCTCGTCCGAAGATGTACGAACGCCTCGGCGACATCCATCGCGCTGGTGGCAGCGGTCATGAGGCCCGCGACGCGTGGCGTCGGGCCCTCGACCTCTACACCTCGCAGCACCGGGGCGAAGCAGCCGACGCCGTCGCCGCCAAACTGGCCGACCTGTCCACCGACGCGGAAGGGCGGTGA
- a CDS encoding CAP domain-containing protein produces the protein MTPKKRKLALVATAAATVTIAAAIPFTVFAEAPLPPEHGEFVKEVVDLTNEHRKDHGCGKLTMDTELSVPAQEHSQDMADNDFMSHTGSDGRDPGQRVSDSDYPGQYRAENVAAGYTTPEKVVDGWMNSEGHRANILNCELEDIGVGYAENEDSEYRSYWTQNFGVQ, from the coding sequence ATGACCCCAAAGAAACGCAAGTTGGCGCTCGTCGCCACCGCCGCCGCCACGGTCACGATCGCGGCCGCCATCCCCTTCACCGTCTTCGCCGAGGCGCCCCTGCCGCCCGAGCACGGCGAGTTCGTCAAGGAGGTGGTGGACCTGACCAACGAGCACCGCAAGGACCACGGCTGCGGCAAGTTGACAATGGACACCGAGCTGTCGGTCCCGGCGCAGGAGCACTCCCAGGACATGGCGGACAACGACTTCATGTCACACACCGGTTCGGACGGACGCGATCCCGGCCAGCGCGTCTCCGACAGTGACTACCCGGGTCAGTACCGCGCGGAGAACGTCGCCGCCGGTTACACGACGCCCGAGAAGGTGGTCGACGGCTGGATGAACAGCGAGGGTCACCGCGCCAACATCCTCAACTGCGAGTTGGAGGACATCGGCGTCGGCTACGCCGAGAACGAGGACAGCGAGTACCGAAGCTACTGGA
- a CDS encoding alpha-N-acetylglucosaminidase produces MSVKRRSLLAGAAAVPVLATTKSTAASTIAAPPDVAYVEPTNVRPARESLKRLLPKHHTQFALSLTGEVDRFTVSGREAAIEVTGSTPAVVLTGVNWYLKHVAGVDVSWPGSSLSALAKRLPAPRQRIEHTAVVRHRFAFNDTHEGYTGPYRDWTAWERELDLLALHGYNEVLLTTGTDAVYREVFTEFGYSAAELREWIPLPGHQPWMLMQNLSAFPGPISQHLLDSRAELARRIRTRMAELGIRPVLPGYFGTIPGGFAKRNQQARTVPQGVWYGFSRPDWLDPTGNEFAKVAASFYRHQAQLLGEADMYKMDLMHEGGDPGGIPIPDAAKGVALALQRARPGATWVMLGWRKNPRTDILTDIDTSRVLIVDGISDRFDDLDREHTWPGTPYAFGTIPNFGGHTTIGANAKVWAKRFGQWRTAPDSAVSGIAWMPEGAGRDPAAFELFAELAWRDSIDLGEWFADYADRRYGGADDNARTAWDALRRSAYAMPSGRWAEAADGLFGARPGLDVTHADYFSPEFLRYDAAVFAQALPALLDVDKSLHNDAYRFDLVDVARQSLVNAGRELLPRVKSAFVNQNKKQFDKHTRTWLDWMRLLDRLLETDRRFLLGPWLEAARRSARTADEAKDLEYDARTIVSVWGHRSGSDEGRLHDYANRELAGLVSDLYAMRWRRYFDSLAESLDSGQAPQHIDWFALEHEWASKTDDHATEPKGDPHAVATEVRDALADFRGD; encoded by the coding sequence ATGTCCGTGAAGCGTCGCAGCCTCCTCGCCGGAGCCGCAGCCGTCCCGGTGCTGGCCACCACCAAATCCACCGCCGCGTCGACCATCGCGGCACCCCCGGACGTCGCCTATGTGGAACCCACCAACGTCCGGCCCGCCCGCGAAAGCCTGAAACGGTTGCTGCCCAAGCACCACACCCAGTTCGCGCTGTCGCTAACCGGGGAGGTCGACCGGTTCACCGTCTCCGGACGGGAAGCGGCGATCGAGGTGACCGGCTCCACCCCGGCGGTGGTGCTCACCGGCGTGAACTGGTACCTGAAACACGTCGCCGGGGTCGACGTGTCCTGGCCCGGCAGCAGCCTGTCGGCACTCGCGAAGCGACTACCCGCGCCCCGCCAACGCATCGAGCACACCGCCGTGGTGCGACACCGGTTCGCGTTCAACGACACTCACGAGGGTTACACCGGCCCCTACCGGGACTGGACGGCCTGGGAGCGCGAGCTGGACCTGCTGGCGCTGCACGGATACAACGAGGTGCTGCTGACCACCGGCACCGACGCGGTCTACCGCGAGGTCTTCACCGAGTTCGGCTACTCGGCGGCCGAACTGCGCGAGTGGATCCCGCTGCCCGGGCACCAGCCGTGGATGCTGATGCAGAACCTCTCGGCCTTCCCCGGTCCCATCTCCCAGCACCTCCTGGACTCTCGCGCCGAGTTGGCCCGCCGGATCAGGACCCGCATGGCCGAACTGGGCATCCGTCCGGTGCTGCCGGGCTACTTCGGCACCATCCCCGGCGGCTTCGCCAAGCGCAACCAGCAGGCCAGGACGGTGCCGCAGGGCGTGTGGTACGGGTTCTCCCGACCCGACTGGCTCGACCCGACCGGAAACGAGTTCGCGAAGGTGGCCGCCAGCTTCTACCGCCACCAGGCCCAGCTGCTCGGCGAAGCCGACATGTACAAAATGGATCTGATGCACGAGGGTGGCGACCCGGGAGGCATCCCGATACCCGACGCGGCCAAGGGCGTCGCGCTCGCACTGCAACGCGCCCGCCCCGGCGCGACCTGGGTGATGCTGGGCTGGCGAAAGAACCCGCGTACCGACATACTCACCGACATCGACACCTCGCGAGTGCTCATAGTAGATGGAATCTCGGACCGCTTCGACGACCTCGACCGCGAGCACACCTGGCCGGGTACGCCCTACGCCTTCGGGACGATCCCGAACTTCGGCGGTCACACCACCATCGGCGCCAACGCCAAGGTGTGGGCGAAACGGTTCGGCCAATGGCGAACCGCGCCGGACAGCGCGGTGTCGGGGATCGCGTGGATGCCCGAAGGCGCTGGCCGGGACCCGGCGGCCTTCGAACTGTTCGCCGAACTCGCCTGGCGCGACTCCATCGACCTCGGTGAATGGTTCGCCGACTACGCGGACCGCCGATACGGCGGCGCCGACGACAACGCCCGCACGGCCTGGGACGCGTTGCGGCGCAGCGCGTACGCGATGCCGTCCGGCCGCTGGGCCGAGGCGGCGGACGGACTGTTCGGCGCCCGGCCCGGTCTGGACGTCACGCACGCCGACTACTTCTCACCGGAGTTCCTGCGCTACGACGCGGCGGTGTTCGCCCAGGCGTTGCCCGCCCTGCTGGACGTGGACAAGTCGCTCCACAATGACGCCTACCGCTTCGACCTGGTGGACGTGGCGCGCCAAAGCCTCGTCAACGCGGGGCGAGAACTGCTGCCACGCGTCAAAAGCGCGTTCGTCAACCAGAACAAGAAGCAGTTCGACAAGCACACCCGAACCTGGCTCGACTGGATGAGGCTACTGGACCGGCTACTGGAAACCGATCGCCGATTCCTGTTGGGACCATGGCTGGAAGCGGCCCGCCGCAGTGCCCGAACCGCCGACGAGGCCAAGGATCTGGAGTACGACGCGCGCACGATCGTCTCGGTGTGGGGCCACCGATCCGGCAGCGACGAGGGCCGACTGCACGACTACGCCAACCGCGAACTGGCGGGCCTGGTGTCGGACCTGTACGCGATGCGGTGGCGCCGATACTTCGACTCACTCGCGGAGTCACTGGACAGCGGCCAGGCGCCGCAACACATCGACTGGTTCGCCCTCGAACACGAGTGGGCCTCCAAGACCGACGATCACGCGACCGAACCGAAGGGCGACCCACACGCGGTCGCGACCGAGGTCCGCGACGCGCTCGCGGACTTCCGCGGCGACTAG